Proteins encoded within one genomic window of Arachis ipaensis cultivar K30076 chromosome B08, Araip1.1, whole genome shotgun sequence:
- the LOC107612882 gene encoding beta-galactosidase 1 isoform X2, whose protein sequence is MVSMSFKLIMWNVLLPLLLLASSFFVSCNASVSYDSKAITINGQRRILISGSIHYPRSTPEMWPDLIQKAKEGGLDVIQTYVFWNGHEPSPGKYYFEGNYDLVKFIKLVQQAGLYVHLRIGPYVCAEWNFGGFPVWLKYIPGISFRTDNGPFKFQMQKFTTKIVDMMKAERLYETQGGPIILSQIENEYGPMEYEIGASGKSYTKWAADMAVGLGTGVPWVMCKQDDAPDPMINTCNGFYCDYFSPNKAYKPKMWTEAWTAWFTEFGGSVPYRPAEDLAFAVARFIQKGGAFVNYYMYHGGTNFGRTAGGPFIATSYDYDAPIDEYGLLRQPKWGHLKDLHRAIKLCEPALVSGDPAVTKIGNYQEAHVFKSDSGACAAFLANYDPKSFAKVAFGNMHYNLPPWSISILPDCKNTVYNTARVGSQKAQMKMTRIPIHGGLTWQSFNEEPASTDDSSFTMTGLLEQLNTTRDLSDYLWYSTDVVIDSNEGFLWNGKDPVLTVLSAGHALHVFVNGQLSGTAYGSLEFPKLTFSQAVKLRAGVNKISLLSVAVGLPNVGPHFETWNAGVLGPITLYGLNEGRRDLSWQKWSYKIGLKGEALSLHSLSGISSVDWIQGSLISQRQPLTWYKTTFDAPAGTAPFGLDMGSMGKGQVWLNGQSLGRYWPAYKASGTCDSCDYAGTYNENKCRSNCGEASQTWYHVPHSWLKPTGNLLVVFEELAGDPNGIFLVRRDIDSVCADIYEWQPNLRSYQMQASGKADKPIRPKVHLSCGFGQKISSIKFASFGTPEGSCGNFHEGSCHAHKSYDAFQRNCVGQSWCTVTVSPENFGGDPCPNVMKKLSVEAICT, encoded by the exons ATGGTGAGCATGAGCTTCAAGCTCATAATGTGGAATGTGCTTCTTCCCTTGCTGCTCCTGGCATCTTCATTCTTTGTTTCTTGTAATGCTTCTGTGTCCTATGACTCAAAGGCTATCACCATTAATGGCCAAAGAAGGATCCTCATTTCTGGATCCATTCATTACCCTAGAAGCACCCCTGAG ATGTGGCCAGATCTCATTCAAAAGGCTAAGGAAGGAGGTTTGGATGTGATTCAGACTTATGTTTTCTGGAATGGCCATGAACCTTCACCTGGCAAA TATTATTTTGAGGGAAACTATGATCTGGTGAAGTTCATAAAGTTGGTGCAGCAAGCAGGCCTTTATGTGCATCTAAGGATTGGTCCTTATGTCTGTGCTGAGTGGAACTTTGG GGGTTTCCCTGTTTGGCTGAAGTACATTCCAGGTATCAGCTTCAGAACAGACAATGGCCCTTTTAAG TTTCAAATGCAAAAGTTTACCACGAAGATTGTCGATATGATGAAGGCAGAAAGATTATATGAAACTCAGGGAGGTCCAATAATTCTATCCCAG ATTGAAAATGAATATGGACCTATGGAGTATGAAATTGGTGCTTCTGGTAAGTCCTACACTAAGTGGGCAGCAGATATGGCTGTAGGACTTGGTACTGGGGTTCCATGGGTCATGTGCAAACAAGATGATGCTCCTGATCCTATG ATTAACACTTGCAATGGTTTCTATTGTGATTACTTCTCTCCAAATAAGGCTTACAAACCAAAGATGTGGACGGAAGCTTGGACTGCATG GTTTACTGAATTTGGAGGTTCGGTTCCTTATCGACCTGCTGAAGATTTAGCATTTGCAGTTGCAAGATTTATACAGAAAGGGGGAGCATTTGTCAATTATTACATG TATCACGGGGGAACAAATTTCGGTAGAACTGCTGGTGGTCCATTTATTGCTACAAGCTATGATTATGATGCACCTATTGATGAATATG GACTTCTCAGGCAGCCGAAGTGGGGTCATCTTAAAGATTTACATAGAGCAATAAAACTCTGTGAACCTGCTTTAGTTTCGGGGGATCCTGCTGTAACAAAGATTGGAAACTATCAAGAG GCTCATGTCTTCAAATCAGACTCAGGAGCTTGTGCTGCATTCCTTGCAAACTATGACCCAAAATCTTTTGCAAAAGTGGCATTTGGGAATATGCACTATAACCTGCCTCCTTGGTCTATTAGCATTCTTCCTGACTGCAAGAACACTGTTTATAACACTGCACGG GTTGGTTCACAGAAGGCACAGATGAAGATGACTCGAATTCCcattcatggaggactcacttgGCAATCATTTAATGAAGAACCAGCATCTACTGATGACAGTTCCTTCACCATGACTGGCCTATTGGAACAGTTAAATACAACTAGAGATTTATCTGACTACCTTTGGTACTCCACAGA TGTTGTGATTGATTCCAATGAAGGATTTTTGTGGAATGGAAAGGATCCTGTTCTTACAGTGTTATCTGCTGGGCATGCCTTGCATGTGTTTGTCAATGGTCAGCTATCAG GAACTGCTTATGGAAGCTTAGAATTCCCCAAACTAACATTTAGCCAGGCTGTGAAGCTCAGAGCTGGTGTTAATAAAATCTCTCTTCTAAGTGTTGCAGTTGGACTACCG AATGTTGGTCCACATTTTGAAACATGGAATGCTGGTGTTCTTGGCCCAATTACATTATACGGTCTCAACGAGGGGAGAAGGGACTTGTCTTGGCAGAAATGGTCTTATAAG ATTGGTCTTAAAGGAGAAGCCTTGAGTCTCCATTCTCTCAGTGGAATTTCCTCAGTTGACTGGATTCAAGGGTCTTTAATTTCTCAAAGGCAGCCACTGACTTGGTACAAA ACTACTTTTGATGCTCCGGCTGGAACCGCACCATTTGGTTTAGATATGGGCAGCATGGGCAAAGGTCAAGTGTGGCTAAATGGGCAGAGTCTCGGTCGCTACTGGCCTGCTTATAAAGCATCAGGTACCTGTGATTCTTGTGACTATGCCGGAACTTACAACGAGAATAAATGCAGAAGTAACTGTGGGGAGGCTTCTCAAACATG GTATCATGTTCCTCATTCATGGCTAAAGCCAACTGGAAATTTATTGGTTGTGTTTGAAGAACTGGCTGGAGATCCCAATGGCATCTTTCTGGTTAGGCGCGACATAGATAGTGTGTGTGCTGATATTTATGAGTGGCAGCCAAATCTTAGAAGCTACCAGATGCAAGCTTCTGGCAAAGCTGACAAACCTATTAGGCCTAAAGTGCATTTATCATGTGGCTTTGGACAAAAGATCTCGTCGATCAAATTCGCTAGCTTCGGTACTCCAGAAGGATCTTGTGGAAACTTCCATGAAGGAAGCTGCCATGCTCACAAATCATATGATGCATTTCAAAGG AATTGTGTTGGACAGAGCTGGTGCACTGTAACAGTGTCACCCGAAAATTTCGGAGGAGATCCATGTCCAAATGTTATGAAGAAACTCTCAGTGGAGGCTATATGTACCTGA
- the LOC107612882 gene encoding beta-galactosidase 1 isoform X1, giving the protein MVSMSFKLIMWNVLLPLLLLASSFFVSCNASVSYDSKAITINGQRRILISGSIHYPRSTPEMWPDLIQKAKEGGLDVIQTYVFWNGHEPSPGKYYFEGNYDLVKFIKLVQQAGLYVHLRIGPYVCAEWNFGGFPVWLKYIPGISFRTDNGPFKFQMQKFTTKIVDMMKAERLYETQGGPIILSQIENEYGPMEYEIGASGKSYTKWAADMAVGLGTGVPWVMCKQDDAPDPMINTCNGFYCDYFSPNKAYKPKMWTEAWTAWFTEFGGSVPYRPAEDLAFAVARFIQKGGAFVNYYMYHGGTNFGRTAGGPFIATSYDYDAPIDEYGLLRQPKWGHLKDLHRAIKLCEPALVSGDPAVTKIGNYQEAHVFKSDSGACAAFLANYDPKSFAKVAFGNMHYNLPPWSISILPDCKNTVYNTARVGSQKAQMKMTRIPIHGGLTWQSFNEEPASTDDSSFTMTGLLEQLNTTRDLSDYLWYSTDVVIDSNEGFLWNGKDPVLTVLSAGHALHVFVNGQLSGTAYGSLEFPKLTFSQAVKLRAGVNKISLLSVAVGLPVCSPSHTRAHTYTNDINVGPHFETWNAGVLGPITLYGLNEGRRDLSWQKWSYKIGLKGEALSLHSLSGISSVDWIQGSLISQRQPLTWYKTTFDAPAGTAPFGLDMGSMGKGQVWLNGQSLGRYWPAYKASGTCDSCDYAGTYNENKCRSNCGEASQTWYHVPHSWLKPTGNLLVVFEELAGDPNGIFLVRRDIDSVCADIYEWQPNLRSYQMQASGKADKPIRPKVHLSCGFGQKISSIKFASFGTPEGSCGNFHEGSCHAHKSYDAFQRNCVGQSWCTVTVSPENFGGDPCPNVMKKLSVEAICT; this is encoded by the exons ATGGTGAGCATGAGCTTCAAGCTCATAATGTGGAATGTGCTTCTTCCCTTGCTGCTCCTGGCATCTTCATTCTTTGTTTCTTGTAATGCTTCTGTGTCCTATGACTCAAAGGCTATCACCATTAATGGCCAAAGAAGGATCCTCATTTCTGGATCCATTCATTACCCTAGAAGCACCCCTGAG ATGTGGCCAGATCTCATTCAAAAGGCTAAGGAAGGAGGTTTGGATGTGATTCAGACTTATGTTTTCTGGAATGGCCATGAACCTTCACCTGGCAAA TATTATTTTGAGGGAAACTATGATCTGGTGAAGTTCATAAAGTTGGTGCAGCAAGCAGGCCTTTATGTGCATCTAAGGATTGGTCCTTATGTCTGTGCTGAGTGGAACTTTGG GGGTTTCCCTGTTTGGCTGAAGTACATTCCAGGTATCAGCTTCAGAACAGACAATGGCCCTTTTAAG TTTCAAATGCAAAAGTTTACCACGAAGATTGTCGATATGATGAAGGCAGAAAGATTATATGAAACTCAGGGAGGTCCAATAATTCTATCCCAG ATTGAAAATGAATATGGACCTATGGAGTATGAAATTGGTGCTTCTGGTAAGTCCTACACTAAGTGGGCAGCAGATATGGCTGTAGGACTTGGTACTGGGGTTCCATGGGTCATGTGCAAACAAGATGATGCTCCTGATCCTATG ATTAACACTTGCAATGGTTTCTATTGTGATTACTTCTCTCCAAATAAGGCTTACAAACCAAAGATGTGGACGGAAGCTTGGACTGCATG GTTTACTGAATTTGGAGGTTCGGTTCCTTATCGACCTGCTGAAGATTTAGCATTTGCAGTTGCAAGATTTATACAGAAAGGGGGAGCATTTGTCAATTATTACATG TATCACGGGGGAACAAATTTCGGTAGAACTGCTGGTGGTCCATTTATTGCTACAAGCTATGATTATGATGCACCTATTGATGAATATG GACTTCTCAGGCAGCCGAAGTGGGGTCATCTTAAAGATTTACATAGAGCAATAAAACTCTGTGAACCTGCTTTAGTTTCGGGGGATCCTGCTGTAACAAAGATTGGAAACTATCAAGAG GCTCATGTCTTCAAATCAGACTCAGGAGCTTGTGCTGCATTCCTTGCAAACTATGACCCAAAATCTTTTGCAAAAGTGGCATTTGGGAATATGCACTATAACCTGCCTCCTTGGTCTATTAGCATTCTTCCTGACTGCAAGAACACTGTTTATAACACTGCACGG GTTGGTTCACAGAAGGCACAGATGAAGATGACTCGAATTCCcattcatggaggactcacttgGCAATCATTTAATGAAGAACCAGCATCTACTGATGACAGTTCCTTCACCATGACTGGCCTATTGGAACAGTTAAATACAACTAGAGATTTATCTGACTACCTTTGGTACTCCACAGA TGTTGTGATTGATTCCAATGAAGGATTTTTGTGGAATGGAAAGGATCCTGTTCTTACAGTGTTATCTGCTGGGCATGCCTTGCATGTGTTTGTCAATGGTCAGCTATCAG GAACTGCTTATGGAAGCTTAGAATTCCCCAAACTAACATTTAGCCAGGCTGTGAAGCTCAGAGCTGGTGTTAATAAAATCTCTCTTCTAAGTGTTGCAGTTGGACTACCGGTATGTTCTCCATCACACACTCGCGCGCACACATACACAAACGATATT AATGTTGGTCCACATTTTGAAACATGGAATGCTGGTGTTCTTGGCCCAATTACATTATACGGTCTCAACGAGGGGAGAAGGGACTTGTCTTGGCAGAAATGGTCTTATAAG ATTGGTCTTAAAGGAGAAGCCTTGAGTCTCCATTCTCTCAGTGGAATTTCCTCAGTTGACTGGATTCAAGGGTCTTTAATTTCTCAAAGGCAGCCACTGACTTGGTACAAA ACTACTTTTGATGCTCCGGCTGGAACCGCACCATTTGGTTTAGATATGGGCAGCATGGGCAAAGGTCAAGTGTGGCTAAATGGGCAGAGTCTCGGTCGCTACTGGCCTGCTTATAAAGCATCAGGTACCTGTGATTCTTGTGACTATGCCGGAACTTACAACGAGAATAAATGCAGAAGTAACTGTGGGGAGGCTTCTCAAACATG GTATCATGTTCCTCATTCATGGCTAAAGCCAACTGGAAATTTATTGGTTGTGTTTGAAGAACTGGCTGGAGATCCCAATGGCATCTTTCTGGTTAGGCGCGACATAGATAGTGTGTGTGCTGATATTTATGAGTGGCAGCCAAATCTTAGAAGCTACCAGATGCAAGCTTCTGGCAAAGCTGACAAACCTATTAGGCCTAAAGTGCATTTATCATGTGGCTTTGGACAAAAGATCTCGTCGATCAAATTCGCTAGCTTCGGTACTCCAGAAGGATCTTGTGGAAACTTCCATGAAGGAAGCTGCCATGCTCACAAATCATATGATGCATTTCAAAGG AATTGTGTTGGACAGAGCTGGTGCACTGTAACAGTGTCACCCGAAAATTTCGGAGGAGATCCATGTCCAAATGTTATGAAGAAACTCTCAGTGGAGGCTATATGTACCTGA